The following are encoded together in the Flavobacterium haoranii genome:
- a CDS encoding ATP synthase F0 subunit C translates to MTIPNLVGAGLIVIGAGLGLGKIGGSAMDAIARQPEAAGKIQTAMIIIGALLEGLAFGALILGA, encoded by the coding sequence ATGACAATTCCAAATTTAGTAGGTGCTGGTTTAATCGTTATCGGAGCTGGTTTAGGTTTAGGTAAAATTGGTGGTTCTGCAATGGACGCTATTGCTCGTCAACCAGAAGCTGCTGGAAAAATCCAAACAGCGATGATCATCATCGGTGCATTATTAGAAGGTTTAGCATTCGGTGCTTTAATCTTAGGAGCTTAA
- a CDS encoding F0F1 ATP synthase subunit B translates to MDKLFNDFSYGLFFWQAIILVILIVLLAKFAWKPILAALAAREEGIENALMAAENAKKDLANLKADNEKLLAEARAERDTMLKEAREIKEKMIAEAKDEAQTQGEKMIAQAKATIESEKNAAMAELKSQVSTLSIGIAEKLLKEELANKEAQTKLVEKMLGDAKLN, encoded by the coding sequence ATGGATAAATTATTTAATGATTTTTCATACGGTTTGTTTTTCTGGCAAGCAATTATCTTAGTAATCTTAATTGTATTATTAGCAAAATTTGCTTGGAAACCAATTTTAGCAGCTTTAGCAGCTCGCGAAGAAGGTATTGAAAATGCTTTAATGGCAGCAGAAAATGCAAAAAAAGACTTAGCAAATTTAAAAGCAGATAACGAAAAGTTATTAGCTGAAGCTCGTGCTGAAAGAGACACTATGTTAAAAGAAGCTCGTGAAATTAAAGAAAAAATGATTGCTGAGGCAAAAGATGAGGCGCAAACTCAAGGTGAAAAAATGATTGCTCAAGCAAAAGCTACTATCGAAAGCGAGAAAAATGCTGCTATGGCGGAATTGAAATCACAAGTTTCTACACTTTCAATTGGTATTGCTGAAAAATTATTAAAAGAAGAATTAGCTAACAAAGAAGCTCAAACTAAATTAGTTGAGAAGATGTTAGGTGATGCAAAATTAAATTAA
- a CDS encoding bactofilin family protein, whose translation MFDKSKTKESALGKTNRIVEGTIIKGDIQSKADFRLDGILIGNYNSAGKLVIGPSGEVQGDIKCKNIDIEGKFSGKLEVVELLSVKSTAHIKGDVVVGKLAVEPGANFEATCVMKSQLKTLPHEQSEKTA comes from the coding sequence GTGTTTGACAAATCAAAAACCAAAGAAAGTGCTCTTGGCAAAACAAACAGAATTGTTGAAGGAACTATTATTAAAGGTGACATTCAATCTAAAGCCGATTTTAGACTTGATGGCATTTTAATAGGGAATTATAATTCTGCCGGTAAATTAGTTATCGGTCCATCTGGAGAAGTTCAAGGCGATATCAAATGCAAAAACATTGATATTGAAGGTAAGTTTTCTGGAAAATTAGAAGTTGTAGAATTATTGAGTGTAAAATCGACTGCTCATATTAAAGGCGATGTAGTTGTTGGTAAATTAGCCGTAGAACCAGGTGCAAACTTTGAAGCTACTTGTGTAATGAAAAGCCAATTGAAAACATTACCTCATGAACAATCCGAAAAAACAGCCTAG
- a CDS encoding AtpZ/AtpI family protein has translation MNNPKKQPSKWLYFVTIPSQMGVTILLFSYIGSKLDEYYQKTYLKQSLTLFGVFLALYLVIKKVQQISKEDNE, from the coding sequence ATGAACAATCCGAAAAAACAGCCTAGCAAATGGCTTTATTTTGTAACAATTCCATCGCAAATGGGCGTTACAATTTTGTTGTTTTCCTATATAGGTTCAAAACTAGATGAATATTATCAAAAAACATATCTAAAGCAATCATTAACACTCTTCGGAGTGTTTTTGGCTTTATATTTAGTCATTAAAAAAGTACAACAAATTAGCAAAGAAGATAATGAATAA
- the atpH gene encoding ATP synthase F1 subunit delta has translation MAESRAAVRYAKAILDLAQVNNNADKVLSDMNSVLLSVKESKELRNFLENPVVKGQTKHNALTEIFSSSQNETKGLFQLLLENKRFEILPAIAKQFQALYNEANNIENAIVTTAVPLTGELETKVLSKIKEFSTKNVTISNVVDESIIGGFILRIGDKQYNASVANKLQQLKREFTNN, from the coding sequence ATGGCAGAAAGTAGAGCAGCTGTACGATACGCAAAAGCAATTTTAGATCTTGCTCAAGTAAACAACAATGCAGATAAAGTACTTTCTGATATGAATAGTGTACTTTTATCAGTAAAGGAATCTAAAGAATTGAGAAATTTTTTAGAAAATCCAGTTGTTAAAGGACAGACTAAACACAATGCTTTAACAGAGATATTTTCTTCTTCACAAAATGAAACAAAAGGTTTATTTCAATTACTTTTAGAGAATAAAAGATTTGAAATTTTACCTGCTATTGCAAAGCAATTTCAAGCTTTATACAATGAAGCAAACAATATTGAAAATGCAATTGTTACAACAGCAGTTCCATTAACAGGTGAATTAGAAACAAAAGTATTATCAAAAATTAAAGAATTCTCAACTAAGAATGTTACCATTTCAAATGTTGTAGATGAATCTATAATTGGAGGTTTTATTTTAAGAATTGGCGATAAGCAATACAATGCTTCTGTTGCTAATAAATTACAACAATTAAAAAGAGAATTTACTAATAACTAA
- the atpB gene encoding F0F1 ATP synthase subunit A — protein MVILRKPLSILAALMLVFTASNALASDTVDSIKVESHEVNEEHATHEDAEGHESLSPKEVINEHIAHHLKDDYYFTFFADEAENKHYGFALPVILIDNGLKVFSASEFHYGETTVEKDGQFYVLHHGKIYKTDATGDLKLDEHHHPTAEKPINFSITKNVFSLLITAILLFVMFTSLAKTYKNGPNSLPKGFSRVLEPLVIYVRDEIARPNIGEKKYKKFMPFLLTVFFLIWLLNLIGLTPLGINVTGNITVTLCLALFTFFITQFSANKDYWGHIFWMPGVPVPMKIILAPIEVLGMFTKPFSLMIRLFANITAGHTVVMGLIAIVFLMKEQLSTGGAIGTSLALTLFISIIELLVAFLQAFIFTMLSSLFIGMAVQDHHHDEHHSEDVLGEHDNSIV, from the coding sequence ATTGTGATTCTGAGAAAACCACTATCAATTTTAGCAGCTTTAATGCTGGTTTTTACTGCGTCAAACGCTTTAGCTTCAGATACTGTAGATAGTATAAAAGTTGAAAGTCACGAAGTTAATGAAGAACATGCAACTCACGAAGATGCAGAAGGTCATGAGAGTTTATCTCCAAAAGAGGTGATTAATGAGCATATTGCACATCACTTAAAAGACGATTACTATTTTACTTTTTTTGCTGACGAAGCAGAAAACAAACACTATGGTTTTGCTTTACCTGTTATTTTAATTGATAACGGTTTAAAAGTATTTTCAGCTTCAGAGTTTCACTATGGCGAAACGACAGTTGAAAAAGATGGTCAATTTTATGTATTACACCACGGAAAAATCTACAAAACAGATGCAACTGGTGATTTAAAATTAGATGAACATCATCACCCAACAGCTGAAAAACCAATCAACTTTTCTATTACTAAAAATGTATTCTCACTTTTAATTACAGCTATTTTATTATTTGTAATGTTTACTTCTTTAGCTAAAACTTACAAAAACGGACCAAATAGCTTACCAAAAGGATTTAGCCGTGTTCTAGAGCCACTTGTAATTTATGTTAGAGATGAAATCGCTCGTCCAAACATAGGTGAAAAAAAATACAAAAAATTCATGCCGTTTTTGTTAACGGTTTTCTTCCTAATTTGGTTATTAAACTTAATAGGATTAACACCTCTAGGAATTAACGTTACTGGTAACATTACAGTTACTTTATGCTTAGCTTTATTTACATTCTTTATAACGCAATTTAGTGCTAATAAAGATTATTGGGGACATATTTTCTGGATGCCTGGTGTACCAGTTCCAATGAAAATTATCTTAGCTCCAATTGAGGTTCTGGGTATGTTCACAAAGCCATTCTCGTTAATGATTCGTTTATTTGCAAACATTACTGCAGGTCACACGGTTGTTATGGGGTTAATTGCAATTGTTTTCTTAATGAAAGAACAATTATCAACTGGTGGTGCAATTGGAACATCTTTAGCATTAACATTATTTATTTCAATTATAGAATTATTAGTTGCTTTCTTACAAGCGTTTATCTTTACTATGCTATCGTCATTATTTATTGGTATGGCAGTTCAAGATCATCACCATGACGAACATCATTCTGAAGATGTTTTAGGAGAACACGACAATTCTATAGTTTAA